One Roseimaritima multifibrata DNA window includes the following coding sequences:
- a CDS encoding PSD1 and planctomycete cytochrome C domain-containing protein: protein MLRSCILFGLSLFPGVLLAEEEVDFARQILPILSNKCFLCHGPDAEEGELRLDSAAAAHADLGGHRAIDPENPSESIALHRIHSSDDPMPPEHAEKPLTQPERELLSQWIKQGGEYAMHWGFVKPHKDREHEGDSAAQIDAFIQQQLQAKQIDFAPAAEKSTLARRAAFVLTGLPPEPKMLDAFLADESEHAYERLVDRLLASPRFGEHQARYWLDAVRYGDTHGLHLDNKRGIYAYRDWVVKAFNDNLPLDDFITWQLAGDLLPDPSLEQLAATGFIRLNPSTGEGGAIGEEFQAKNNFDRVETFGTVMMGMTLNCVRCHTHKYDPIQHTEYYQLMAFFNSTAEPALDGNSYTYGPIAWVPANQTAWKAWTEVVAQRDETIEAATSVLQQSDRETALGKYATARTNWKSSDWKMSKPVSVDADFTWDSEPNEKASEPELAHVAGLPGEISGRSSRGKVPTSGKAIWVTATVEVPQDQSLLVSFSGAVGSELWVDEKPTVVTVQDADDRLVIARPYFSSGLHRLRFKMVGGKNVNQIIAKVQNPWDAFASNETWETCNKSDQLEMLADPHGPWKDSEFHSAAVEIAAASHRMQSKFVSTLIAQDLPQPRETRLLKRGEYDMPVGDPLQPSGLKVLNPFPDDAPPNRLGLARWLTSPDNPLVARVLVNRIWQRTFGEGLVRTPEDFGLQGQQPTHPELLDWLAVEMHQSNWNLKHLLKQMVTSRTFCQSSKWRNDIDDPENRLWSRGPSFRLDAEVLRDVGLWASGLLDPQMGGEGVKPYQPAGMWLAMAHPASNTKQYVRDEGDLLYRRSLYVYWKRTSPHPMMTLFDAPDRETSCVRRSRTTTALQSLGMLNETQRIEIGRKYAEQLLDQYPSDSARLEGLWKTLTCRPPTPTEQQVCLDLLQQLRQRYEAAPASAEELLSIGEAKTKEGIDPTEMAAWTQVVTTVLASDVAILLY from the coding sequence ATGCTCCGATCCTGCATTCTCTTCGGATTATCGCTTTTCCCTGGCGTTTTATTGGCGGAAGAAGAAGTCGATTTCGCTAGGCAAATCCTCCCCATACTTTCCAACAAATGTTTTCTCTGCCACGGCCCCGACGCCGAAGAAGGTGAACTCCGGTTGGATTCGGCAGCGGCAGCTCACGCCGACCTGGGCGGCCACCGGGCGATCGATCCAGAAAATCCCAGCGAGAGCATCGCGTTGCATCGGATTCATTCCAGCGACGACCCGATGCCTCCGGAACATGCCGAAAAACCTCTCACGCAGCCCGAACGTGAACTCCTCTCTCAATGGATCAAACAGGGTGGTGAATACGCGATGCACTGGGGTTTTGTGAAACCACACAAAGACCGCGAGCACGAAGGAGACTCCGCAGCGCAGATCGACGCCTTCATCCAACAACAACTGCAAGCCAAGCAAATTGATTTTGCCCCTGCCGCCGAAAAATCGACGCTGGCCAGGCGGGCTGCGTTTGTGCTGACAGGGCTACCGCCCGAACCAAAGATGCTGGACGCGTTTCTCGCAGATGAATCCGAGCACGCTTACGAACGGCTGGTCGATCGCCTGCTTGCCAGCCCTCGATTCGGCGAACACCAAGCGAGGTACTGGTTGGATGCGGTTCGATATGGCGATACCCATGGCTTGCACCTGGATAACAAACGAGGCATCTATGCCTACCGTGACTGGGTTGTCAAAGCCTTTAATGACAATCTGCCACTGGACGATTTTATCACTTGGCAACTGGCGGGCGATCTGCTGCCGGATCCTAGCTTGGAACAACTGGCGGCAACCGGGTTTATAAGATTGAATCCCAGCACCGGCGAAGGAGGAGCGATCGGAGAAGAATTCCAGGCGAAGAACAATTTTGATCGAGTCGAAACATTCGGCACCGTCATGATGGGAATGACTCTGAATTGTGTTCGCTGCCATACACATAAATATGACCCGATCCAACATACCGAGTACTACCAATTGATGGCGTTCTTTAACAGCACCGCAGAACCGGCGCTGGACGGAAACTCCTATACCTACGGCCCCATCGCGTGGGTCCCCGCGAACCAAACCGCCTGGAAAGCCTGGACCGAAGTCGTCGCACAAAGAGACGAAACCATCGAAGCTGCAACCAGCGTTCTTCAACAAAGCGATCGCGAAACAGCGTTAGGAAAGTACGCCACCGCGAGGACCAACTGGAAGTCGAGCGATTGGAAGATGTCCAAGCCGGTTTCAGTCGACGCGGATTTCACCTGGGATTCCGAGCCGAACGAAAAAGCATCCGAACCGGAACTCGCGCACGTCGCAGGATTGCCTGGCGAAATCAGTGGACGAAGCTCGCGTGGAAAAGTACCAACCAGCGGAAAAGCGATATGGGTGACCGCAACGGTCGAAGTCCCCCAAGATCAATCGCTGCTTGTTTCATTCTCAGGAGCTGTCGGGTCCGAGCTATGGGTCGACGAAAAACCAACCGTCGTCACCGTCCAAGATGCCGACGATCGCTTGGTGATCGCTCGGCCCTATTTCTCATCAGGCCTTCACCGTCTCCGTTTTAAAATGGTTGGCGGAAAAAACGTCAACCAGATTATCGCCAAAGTACAAAATCCCTGGGACGCATTCGCTTCAAACGAAACGTGGGAAACCTGCAACAAATCGGACCAGTTGGAAATGTTGGCAGATCCGCATGGGCCGTGGAAAGACTCGGAATTTCACTCAGCGGCGGTCGAAATCGCCGCAGCGTCCCATCGCATGCAATCGAAATTCGTCTCGACCTTAATCGCCCAAGACCTGCCTCAACCGCGTGAAACACGCCTGCTGAAACGGGGCGAATACGACATGCCCGTTGGCGATCCGCTACAGCCAAGCGGCTTAAAAGTCCTCAACCCATTTCCCGACGACGCCCCGCCAAACCGACTTGGGCTGGCGCGTTGGTTGACCTCTCCCGACAACCCGCTTGTCGCACGAGTCTTGGTAAATCGAATCTGGCAACGGACCTTCGGCGAGGGATTGGTTCGGACTCCGGAAGATTTTGGCTTGCAAGGACAACAACCAACTCATCCTGAACTGCTGGACTGGTTGGCGGTTGAAATGCATCAGAGCAACTGGAATCTAAAGCACCTGCTAAAACAGATGGTCACTAGCCGCACGTTTTGCCAAAGCTCTAAATGGCGAAACGACATCGATGATCCTGAAAACCGACTGTGGAGTCGCGGCCCTAGTTTTCGCCTAGATGCCGAGGTCCTCCGCGATGTGGGGCTGTGGGCCAGCGGATTGCTCGATCCCCAAATGGGCGGAGAAGGGGTCAAACCGTATCAACCCGCTGGAATGTGGCTGGCGATGGCTCACCCGGCAAGCAACACAAAACAGTACGTCCGTGATGAAGGGGATTTGCTTTATCGCCGCAGTCTTTATGTCTACTGGAAACGGACAAGTCCGCATCCAATGATGACACTGTTTGATGCCCCTGATCGCGAAACCAGCTGCGTCCGCCGATCGCGGACCACGACAGCCCTTCAATCGCTGGGGATGCTGAACGAAACGCAACGAATTGAAATTGGCAGAAAATATGCCGAACAACTGTTGGACCAATACCCTTCCGATTCAGCGCGTCTGGAAGGATTGTGGAAAACATTGACCTGCCGGCCGCCGACGCCGACCGAACAGCAAGTTTGCCTTGATTTACTGCAACAACTTCGGCAGCGATACGAAGCCGCCCCGGCATCCGCGGAAGAACTGCTCAGCATCGGTGAAGCAAAAACAAAGGAAGGAATCGATCCCACTGAAATGGCGGCGTGGACTCAAGTCGTCACCACCGTGCTGGCAAGCGATGTAGCGATTTTACTGTACTAA
- a CDS encoding purine-nucleoside phosphorylase → MLDLFEKINDATAAIKKVWDRSPRAGIILGTGLGGLVEEIDVEATIEYGDIPHFPTSTATSHRGRLVCGMLQGIPVVAMEGRFHMYEGYPLKQITLPVRVFKALGAELLVVSNACGGLNPYYQSGDIMVIEDQINLMGDNPLIGVNDDRLGPRFPDMCEPYDQQLIDRLMDVARRENIVAHKGVFVAVAGPNLETRAEYRFLRTIGADVVGMSTVPEVLVAVHCGLKVVGLSVVTDMCLPDALQPANVEHIIAIANQAEPKLRTMVRGAINTLAEIRLA, encoded by the coding sequence ATGCTCGATCTTTTCGAAAAAATTAACGACGCCACCGCTGCCATCAAAAAAGTCTGGGACCGATCGCCCCGAGCCGGCATTATCTTGGGGACCGGTCTGGGTGGTTTGGTTGAAGAGATCGATGTCGAAGCGACCATTGAATATGGCGACATCCCTCACTTTCCGACATCGACGGCGACCAGTCATCGCGGGCGTTTGGTTTGCGGGATGTTGCAAGGGATTCCTGTGGTTGCGATGGAAGGGCGTTTCCATATGTACGAAGGTTACCCTCTAAAGCAAATCACTCTGCCGGTTCGTGTTTTCAAAGCGCTGGGGGCTGAGTTGCTGGTTGTTTCGAATGCCTGTGGTGGATTGAATCCTTACTATCAGTCGGGCGACATCATGGTGATCGAAGACCAGATCAATCTGATGGGCGACAATCCCCTTATCGGTGTCAACGACGACCGCTTGGGACCGCGTTTTCCTGACATGTGCGAACCGTATGATCAGCAGTTGATCGATCGCTTGATGGACGTTGCCCGACGCGAGAATATCGTTGCGCACAAAGGGGTTTTTGTCGCAGTCGCGGGACCCAATTTAGAAACTCGAGCCGAATACCGGTTCCTTCGCACGATCGGTGCCGACGTCGTCGGAATGAGCACGGTCCCTGAAGTTTTGGTGGCGGTCCACTGCGGATTGAAGGTGGTTGGGTTGTCGGTCGTTACCGACATGTGCCTGCCAGATGCTCTTCAGCCTGCCAATGTCGAACACATCATCGCAATTGCCAACCAAGCCGAACCGAAGCTTCGCACGATGGTTCGTGGTGCGATCAATACGCTGGCCGAAATTCGCCTCGCGTAG
- the purH gene encoding bifunctional phosphoribosylaminoimidazolecarboxamide formyltransferase/IMP cyclohydrolase has protein sequence MAVPDAVPIRNALISVSDKLGLADFAAGLHRAGVQIFSTGGTARHLEDCGIPVQDVADYTGFPEMLDGRVKTLHPKIFGGILARRERDDHMQAIDDHDIEPFDLVVVNLYPFRETVARQGVSRSEAIEQIDIGGPSLVRAAAKNQQDVAVATAPEQYREILEQLQTLGGTTLEFRQRLACEAFQHTAAYDRAIADYLSGESVSGEFPVTMSMNFRRKNLLRYGENPHQKAALYAEPNVRAANLVSARQLNGKELSYNNLLDLDSALSIVRGFSQPAASVIKHNNPCGAATADKLSRACRKALEGDPLSAFGSVLGFNRTVDLATAEALCEPGLFIEAIVAPDFEAAAVGLLTTKPKWRENVRLMQVGRLDDPNRSTERRFISGGLLIQDADRLPSASLQWKTPTQTQVTDALWDDISFAWEMVRHVKSNAIVLAKDTALIGVGAGQMSRVDSVDISIDKAGDRATGSVLASDAFFPFPDSIEAAAEAGIVAIIQPGGSRRDQEVIEACDRHQIPMVMTGRRHFRH, from the coding sequence ATGGCTGTGCCTGACGCCGTTCCTATTCGAAACGCATTGATCAGTGTTAGTGACAAACTTGGCCTTGCCGATTTTGCTGCAGGTCTACACCGTGCTGGTGTGCAAATTTTCAGCACCGGTGGGACCGCTCGTCACCTGGAAGACTGCGGAATTCCGGTTCAAGACGTGGCCGATTACACGGGGTTCCCTGAAATGCTGGATGGCCGGGTAAAAACCCTCCATCCAAAGATTTTTGGTGGCATCCTGGCTCGTCGGGAACGCGACGACCACATGCAGGCCATCGACGATCACGACATCGAACCTTTCGACTTGGTCGTGGTCAACCTCTACCCGTTCCGCGAAACAGTCGCTCGGCAAGGCGTCTCCCGTAGCGAAGCGATCGAGCAAATTGACATCGGCGGCCCAAGCTTGGTGCGTGCTGCTGCCAAAAATCAACAAGATGTGGCCGTCGCAACCGCACCGGAACAGTACCGCGAAATCCTGGAACAGCTGCAGACCCTAGGTGGCACCACCCTGGAATTCCGCCAGCGACTGGCATGCGAAGCGTTTCAGCACACCGCAGCTTACGACCGAGCGATTGCCGATTACCTCAGTGGCGAATCGGTATCGGGTGAATTCCCGGTAACGATGAGCATGAACTTTCGACGCAAGAACCTGCTTCGCTACGGTGAAAACCCTCACCAAAAAGCGGCCCTCTACGCCGAACCCAATGTTCGTGCGGCCAACCTGGTTAGCGCACGGCAACTAAATGGCAAAGAGCTTTCCTACAACAACTTGCTGGACCTTGATTCCGCGTTGTCCATCGTTCGCGGATTCTCACAACCCGCTGCCTCGGTCATCAAGCACAACAATCCTTGTGGTGCGGCAACCGCCGACAAACTTTCTCGTGCCTGCCGCAAAGCACTGGAAGGTGATCCACTAAGTGCCTTTGGCAGCGTGCTAGGTTTCAACCGTACCGTCGATCTCGCTACGGCAGAAGCTCTCTGCGAACCGGGCTTGTTCATCGAAGCGATTGTCGCTCCTGATTTTGAAGCGGCAGCGGTTGGCTTGCTGACCACCAAACCAAAGTGGCGTGAAAACGTACGCTTGATGCAAGTCGGACGCCTGGACGATCCTAACCGCTCGACCGAACGACGCTTCATCAGTGGCGGCCTGCTAATCCAAGATGCGGATCGACTTCCATCGGCATCGCTGCAGTGGAAAACCCCCACTCAAACCCAAGTCACCGACGCGCTGTGGGACGACATCTCGTTTGCCTGGGAAATGGTCCGGCACGTGAAGAGCAATGCCATTGTGCTTGCCAAAGATACCGCCTTGATCGGTGTCGGTGCTGGTCAGATGAGCCGCGTTGACAGTGTCGATATTTCGATCGACAAAGCAGGAGACCGTGCAACCGGAAGCGTTTTGGCATCCGATGCGTTTTTCCCTTTCCCCGATTCGATCGAAGCCGCAGCCGAAGCTGGAATCGTTGCGATCATCCAGCCGGGTGGATCACGGCGTGACCAAGAAGTGATCGAAGCCTGTGATCGTCATCAGATCCCAATGGTCATGACCGGTCGCCGACACTTCCGACATTGA
- a CDS encoding glycosyltransferase — translation MRIDLIITELNTGGAERCLTELALGLHARGHRVRVISLGPPPLKPRDGLLKRLHEAKIPFESLESGSIWLAPFALNRLSRMIRRDPPDVVQTFLFHANVLGTIAAKIAKVEICIGGVRVADPTPWRLRIERWAVAKMQAIVCVSQAVAEFVQQNRLCTATKRPPVVIPNGIDIARWETTYPIDWRRHDIPSDAKVILFVGRLDPQKGLERLFAAAEQVLQADPNAWLVMIGDGPLRDQCNTELEKLPGQRARRIGWQAEIAPYLHACQLLVLTSHYEGMPNVVLEAMACGKPVVCNEVEGAAELLAANLQLQCVPQGDVSGTAKAIITFLADPELASRIGAENRNHVASHFSLTEMVQRYEQLYLEQLSQSPTGGSGSDR, via the coding sequence ATGCGGATCGACTTGATCATCACGGAACTGAACACGGGGGGGGCGGAACGCTGCCTGACCGAATTGGCCCTCGGGCTGCATGCGCGAGGTCATCGCGTCCGTGTGATTTCACTGGGCCCGCCCCCGCTAAAACCTCGCGATGGTTTGCTAAAACGATTGCATGAGGCGAAGATTCCTTTTGAATCGCTGGAATCGGGCTCCATCTGGCTTGCTCCATTTGCCCTGAACCGACTGAGCCGGATGATTCGCCGCGATCCGCCCGACGTGGTCCAGACATTCCTGTTTCACGCCAATGTCCTGGGAACGATCGCCGCCAAAATTGCCAAAGTTGAAATCTGCATCGGAGGCGTTCGCGTTGCCGACCCGACCCCGTGGCGATTGCGTATCGAACGCTGGGCTGTCGCAAAAATGCAAGCCATCGTCTGCGTAAGCCAAGCGGTCGCCGAATTCGTTCAACAGAACCGGCTTTGCACTGCAACAAAACGCCCCCCGGTGGTCATCCCCAACGGAATCGATATCGCTCGCTGGGAAACGACGTACCCGATCGACTGGCGGCGACACGACATCCCATCCGACGCGAAGGTGATCCTCTTCGTAGGGCGACTTGATCCACAAAAAGGACTTGAGCGACTGTTTGCCGCAGCCGAGCAGGTTTTGCAGGCAGATCCCAACGCATGGCTGGTCATGATTGGGGACGGTCCACTGCGTGACCAATGCAACACGGAACTGGAAAAATTGCCTGGTCAGCGAGCTCGACGGATCGGCTGGCAAGCGGAAATTGCCCCTTACCTGCACGCCTGCCAACTACTGGTGCTGACCAGCCACTACGAGGGGATGCCGAACGTCGTCCTTGAGGCGATGGCCTGCGGAAAACCGGTGGTTTGCAACGAAGTGGAGGGAGCCGCTGAACTGCTAGCAGCAAACCTGCAGTTGCAGTGTGTGCCGCAGGGGGACGTTTCGGGGACCGCCAAAGCGATCATCACCTTCCTAGCAGACCCCGAACTGGCTTCGCGAATCGGTGCGGAAAACCGCAACCATGTGGCCAGTCATTTCAGCCTGACAGAAATGGTCCAGAGGTACGAGCAGCTCTATCTGGAACAACTGTCACAATCACCCACTGGAGGGTCAGGATCCGACCGGTAG
- the trpC gene encoding indole-3-glycerol phosphate synthase TrpC — MTTVLDKIVARTKQTVAAAKLQRPLAEVQLAAAQAPPPLDFFGALQAGDHVQLIAEVKKASPSAGVIRDDFDPVEIATCYAEAGAACISVLTDKPFFQGDLEYLKAIRAAVDRPLLRKDFIVDPYQVYEARSAGADAILLIAECLSPDQLIELYELAGQLGMTSLIELYEPSNLPAVLATGGKLVGVNNRDLRTFETDLQHTVRMRAEIPADRLLVGESGIRTRDDVAMLAAAGTKAILVGESLMRQKDIQAAVRELALVPCNSQPK, encoded by the coding sequence TTGACTACTGTCCTCGACAAGATCGTTGCCCGCACAAAGCAAACCGTCGCCGCTGCAAAGCTGCAACGGCCGCTTGCGGAAGTGCAACTGGCCGCCGCTCAAGCTCCGCCACCGCTCGATTTCTTCGGTGCGTTGCAGGCAGGCGACCATGTCCAGTTGATCGCGGAAGTCAAAAAAGCAAGCCCTTCCGCCGGAGTCATTCGCGACGATTTCGACCCAGTCGAAATTGCGACCTGCTACGCAGAAGCCGGGGCGGCCTGCATTAGCGTGCTGACCGACAAACCGTTTTTCCAAGGCGACTTGGAATACTTGAAAGCGATCCGGGCCGCGGTTGACCGACCGCTCTTACGCAAAGACTTCATTGTCGATCCGTACCAAGTCTACGAAGCCCGCAGTGCTGGCGCCGATGCGATCCTCCTGATTGCCGAATGCCTAAGCCCAGACCAGCTGATTGAATTATATGAATTAGCCGGACAACTTGGCATGACATCGCTGATTGAACTGTACGAACCAAGCAACCTCCCCGCAGTCTTAGCAACGGGCGGAAAACTGGTCGGGGTGAACAATCGCGACCTACGGACTTTTGAAACCGATTTGCAGCACACCGTTCGCATGCGAGCTGAAATCCCTGCAGATCGCCTGCTGGTGGGCGAAAGCGGAATCCGCACCCGCGACGATGTTGCGATGCTCGCCGCTGCTGGCACCAAAGCGATCCTGGTCGGCGAATCATTGATGCGTCAAAAGGATATCCAAGCAGCCGTTCGAGAACTGGCTCTGGTACCTTGCAACTCGCAACCCAAATAA
- a CDS encoding DinB family protein has translation MNTTVSRRPAASEFGGHTYYQELAGRVMGDDILQIFRDQMTLLCNSASNVGTDQIDTVHAPYQWTIRQVYSHLADSERIFGYRMLRIAAGDPAPHLSWDEQQYGDSRFGMGGKLSWLIEEIGLLRQANIRLLQRLRPNAWDRFGNVSGNSINVRGLAWVLAGHMEHHLQIVISRSQTPPSEN, from the coding sequence ATGAACACGACCGTTTCTAGACGTCCTGCTGCATCCGAATTTGGCGGCCACACGTACTACCAAGAACTGGCGGGACGAGTGATGGGAGACGACATCCTGCAGATCTTCAGGGACCAGATGACACTCCTGTGCAATTCAGCCAGCAATGTCGGAACGGACCAGATCGATACGGTCCACGCTCCCTACCAGTGGACCATCCGCCAGGTCTATTCCCACCTAGCAGATTCGGAGCGTATTTTTGGATATCGGATGCTTCGGATTGCTGCTGGAGACCCCGCCCCTCACCTCAGCTGGGACGAGCAACAATACGGAGACAGCCGCTTTGGAATGGGCGGAAAACTGAGCTGGCTGATTGAGGAAATCGGCCTGTTGCGCCAAGCCAACATCCGCCTTCTTCAACGCCTACGCCCCAACGCCTGGGACCGATTCGGCAACGTTTCAGGGAATTCAATTAACGTTCGTGGGCTGGCTTGGGTCCTTGCCGGACACATGGAACACCACCTGCAGATCGTTATCTCCCGCAGCCAAACGCCCCCCAGCGAGAACTAA